Part of the Shewanella baltica genome is shown below.
ACATCAGTTATTTAAGGGCTATTATCAATCGCTATTACCTCTGCTGGCGATGCCGTTATCCGAAGCACCTTTGGTGGCGATGGATTTAGAGATGACAGGTCTCAATCCGCAGCAAGATCAAATTCTCAGTATTGGCTTAGTGCCGATTGAGCGCGGCGAGATCCCTTTGGCGCGCGCCGAACAAAAGTTAGTGCAAATTCGCGGTAGTGTTGGCCAAAGCGCGACGATCCACGGGATCCTCGATAATCATCTGGTGCAGGCGGTGACGATTGAGGCAGCTATGGACTGGTTTATCAATCAAACCTATGGTCGAGTGCTGGTCGCGCATCATGCTCCGCTAGATTGTCGCTTTCTGCAGCATGATTTATTGGCGATTTATCATCAAG
Proteins encoded:
- a CDS encoding exonuclease domain-containing protein, whose translation is MNTLLLKTKLNWRALRCQHQLFKGYYQSLLPLLAMPLSEAPLVAMDLEMTGLNPQQDQILSIGLVPIERGEIPLARAEQKLVQIRGSVGQSATIHGILDNHLVQAVTIEAAMDWFINQTYGRVLVAHHAPLDCRFLQHDLLAIYHQALVLPAIDTLLLERHRLLREHSVIKEGSLRLGACRERYGLPIYTAHSALTDALACGELLLAQMAAMGGAGQLTVADLLRQST